Part of the Hevea brasiliensis isolate MT/VB/25A 57/8 chromosome 16, ASM3005281v1, whole genome shotgun sequence genome is shown below.
CTGCACCACCCAATGTTTTGGAGTTCTCAAATGAGAGTCATTTCTTCGTGACACTAGTGACAGAGTAGAATCGGAACATGGGGAGTCTGATTCTGATCCTTTGAAAGCATTAGAGAGTAATGCACTTGGTGGAAAATGGAATGAAAAGTGAATTGCATCTCAAgaacaaaaaatataattaatcctTCGTCATTTGCAGATGAAAGGGGAAAAGTCATTGAAAACAGAGTTAGTAGTAACTAACATACTCCTTTACTTGAGACAGGAGAAACGAATTTAGTACATATATAGTGTTTTTTCCCCCTCTTTTAGAATGCAAAGCAAAGGTTTCCAAGGACGTGTTTTCCAGCGTCCTGGAAAATATGACTAAAAACCGAAAAGGTCCAGCTATCTATTGCATTGCTGTTATAATTAAGAACCAAAAACTGCTGCCAAATGTTATCTATTTTCACTTGTGTATACCAGAAGGCCTCTTTGGAACTTGCTGAGAACCAACTGAGAAGAGTTATTCTAATCCTATAGGAAACTGTTGGTCCAAGATGAATATCATGCTTCACTACCAGCACCAAGACCTGTGTCTGAAGGTGAGTCAACACGTATTCTCTTGGAACTGGAACTGTACACAGATTTTTCTTGACTTCTGTTAGACACCCCTTCCAGTTGTCGTCTCTTGGAGCGGTGTTTCACTTCCTCTTCCTTTTCATCAACAAATGTAAGGAATGTCTGGAGACGTGCAGACCTTGAGCTTTGACCAGAAGATGCCAACTCCTCAGAGTGGTGCCTGCTGAACTGCCGCATCATTTTCAAGAAATGTAAAAGGAGAGCAAGGAAACAAGCTAATCCGCATATCATAAAGAGACCCCAGAAGCTTCTGAGTTGAAGCCGATCTACTTCAAACTTTGTGCCTGCTGAACTACAAGCACTTCTCATAAGCCATTTGTCGTGAATCCTCTGGAGATCCCCATTTTCTGACAGTTGCAAAATGGCAGTCGATATGTCAACTGCTAAAGGTGAGTCCCTTGGAAAAGCCTGATGAATGAAGAAAAATAACATAAGTTCTGTGGTGGCTCACAGAAGGAACAACATATGAAAGGGAAAACAGTTACTTACAAAGCCCCATCCATTCTTGGTGAACTCTTGACCTACAATACTGAACTCACATCTGGTTGAGAGGAAGAGCTCTACATATGGACGCTCATCAACCACTGCAGCAACTCCACCTTTATGGGGACCATCTTTCAAGGCTTTAGAATATTCTTCTGGGGTGATAAGCGGAACCAGTCTGGACTCATCAATGCCCAATTCATCAATTAGATATTCACGGGCAAATGAACCCTGCTGGTAGCCTATAGGGTCCCTTATTGACCTTAAGTATTCAATGCCTGTAATGGGAGAATAAAGCTGCTGCACTGTAAGGATCGAGGTTAGGCTTGCAGTGTAGCTTGAGTTAATTATAAGCACCACAAACAGCCATATAAGTAGGACAAAGCGACCAAGGGTGCTAACAGTATTTTCTCCTGCATAAAATTAGAAATGCCATCTTAGGAAGCTATATGTGTCTAATACAAAACAAGTATAGACTTTCATTTGAACTTACTATGAGCAAAGAACCATGTTGAAAAGCTAAACCTGCAGAAGGGAAACACGATTGTAAGATTGGGGAACTCAGGCAAAATGATCCAGTGCTTTATGTAATGAGCTCAAGCAATAGACATGCTTTGACAGCAGTAAACAGAAATTCAAAAAGAAACATTCTTGAAATAATCTGCAAGATTTTGCTCTTGGGACTAGAGCATTTGTGTTTTTCTACCAAAAAATTTCTGAGATGTTTCTTAGTCACTCACCATAAAACAGTGATGCATTGTCTTCTGGGAGGGCCTCTAAAATCATCGTTCAACCTATGCTCCAAAATCCAAACAACTATACCcacaattatgaaaaagcaagcaGTGACAACCCACATCTTGCGAGTAAATGGCCTCAAAAAGGCCCAAGCATCAGAATTCACCTTCTTAACTGGAACCACTACTACTAACCCAGACTCAATATAGGGTTGCGTAAAGTCTGCCATCCTAGTTCGGTTAGTAGTGATTGCAATGTCACCTACTGCTGCATCATAGACCTACAAAGaagatggaaaaaaaaaaaaaacctgaataAATGATAAATGAAGCATTTCATTTTCCAAAACCTTCAAATTCTCTGCTTTGCAACTACTTACACCAGCTGTGATCATGCGAACAAGTTCAGTGCCACTTGGATTTGTTATTCCCTCCCCAAATGGTTCTAATTTATAAGGGACAGCATATGGCAACAAGTTGGCAGCAGCAGTAAAAACATCAATGCAGTACCCAGAAAACACTTCAGTGCCTGGCACTTGGGAAACAAATTCAGGGTAGACAGCACGATTTGGGATTCCAATTCTCAAATGTCTTCCGTTGTTTGGAAACACCCACCCACGAGGCTTCTGTGTTGCTTGTCCTGGCCAAATGACAGGGTATAATTTCTGACTTGAACTGGACTGATTAGGAGGCATTGAGTAAAGTGTTTCAGGAGGCACAACTGATAAACCAGAGTAATTAGACCAATAACCAATCTTCCTATACCCCGTGCCAACAACATTGATTATTTCATATGCAGGTTGAATGAGGTTCCCATCAGCATTGAACTTGATTTGACCTGTTACACCTGTCATATTAACCTGCAAAATGTTTTTAAGCAACATTCTACCTCCATTAAagatgctcaaggcatcaagatgCAAATCCCCACCATTTAGCTCAATTAGCCTTGAATCATTGGAAAAGGAAATATTTCCCTCCTGATCAAAAAATGCATCAATTGCACGCGCAAGTAGCCATACTGTATCATAGGCATATAGACCATAAGTACTCAGCCCAGTAGGGCCATTAGCTTTTATTCCACTAGTCAAGTTGCTCCACCTAGAAACAAATTTTCTTTTGGGTTCTGAATTTGGTGTGTACATTCTCAATGTAATAACTCCTTGAATATTATGAACTGTGTCTTCAGGGAGAGGAGAACTAGTGTCCAACAGAGTGGAAAGCCAATTAGTAGCTATCCATACATATCCAGTTCCCATCATGCCTAGATATTGAGCCACACTAAACACAAATGGAGCCCAAGTGGCCAAAGTATGAACAACTAGAATCCTGGACTCAGTTAGAGCCACTTCAACTAGTGCATCAGTGATCTCATCCCTGGTTGCTTCTGGGCTCAAAGGCACATTGTATGAGATTTGACACCGTTTCTCTGCAAGCTTATCACCTAGTGCAGCTATCCCATTTCTCCCATAGTCATCATCCCCATAGATGGCTATCACGTCTCTCCATCCATAATAATGAACAAGTTCAGCTACAGCAGTCATTTGAAACAGGTCATTCAGAGATGTCCTAACAAAGAATGGGAACTGAAGTGAAGAAAGAGTTGGGTCCGTAGCAGAATATGATAATAGAGGCACTTGAAGCTCAGCGGCAATAAAGGATACTACATGGGCTGTCACGGAGGACTGAGGGCCAACTATAGCCACAGTATCAGTTTCCATGAACCTTAAAGCTGCAATCAGCAATAAAATGGAAGGATAAAGAATCATAATCCATCTGCAAATCTAAGTCATTGTTCAAAGCAAGCAACAAACAAAAATACTAAGACAAAGCATATACCCTCTATAATGCCCAGAAATCCACTGTCATTTGTGTCCTGCATTTTCATTCTTAGCTTAGTTCCACCAAGAATAGATGGATCAGAATTCACATCATCAATGGCTGCTTGTACTGCAACTCTAGCAACTTTCCCAATTGTAGAATTgaaagccaaaatagctccaatgTTGACAAATTCTGGTCTTTTATTAGCCCCACTTACCCCAAGCCCATTACTAAAAATCATCAACACCAGAATCCAAAGTACTCTCATGGTGACTGCCGAATAAACACACCCTTTCTTAAACTTGCTCTGAGAAGAAACACAAAAAAAGTGAACACTTACTTATCATAATAAAAAGGGGAACTAGTTGgtgataaattttatatttaaacgcTAACAGATTCCAGAGTATGTGCTAGAATTCACTCTTTGGACGGAGTGGGTTAAATTTTACCAACAAAAGAGAGCAATAAACAAATAATCAGTGTAAAATAACCAAAAAGTCATGAGTGATAAATAATATTCCAACAGACGGATAAATTAAACAATAGACTATGAGGTACGAAAAACCGTGAGCATTTAGATCTACACCAATTAAATCCAGGCAAAAAAACAGAAACACCCATGAAAGCCTCGGCTCAAAACGGGAACTTTGTACCCAGAAAATTGAACCTACCGAAACCCATAAAAGATAAAGGaggaaaagaactgttaagcacaAAAAAAGGCAATTGCCTTAACACATGTAGTATATCCATTTAAAGCAAGTTGCAGTTGGTTGGGAGAGCTAAAAGTGGCTATATTCGGGTAGCAAACAAAGTTCACATTCACATTCGAagtgaaaaagaaacaaaggaaaGATGTTGGATCTAAATGAAAAAGTAGAAGGAGAAAAAAAATAAGCTCAAGCAGATTATGATTTCACATGTGAGGATAGATAGGACTCACAGATGTAGCTGCAGAGACCAGTAGGTGAGGTAAGCAAGCTCAGCAAGAACCAAACTAAAACGAAACACTGGGTTTTGGCTTCTGGGGCTCAGGGGTGCCTTGGATTGGAGGGAAAAAAAGGAAACTATGAAAATAAATAACTAATGTTAAACAAAAGATAAtgaacttaaaatatatatatatatatatatatatatatatatatatatatatatatagaaatttgtcaTTCTCACCCGAGATACTAGAATTCATCCATTTATTTCATGAATGGTGCAGAGAattcctttcttccttttcttgggtCCCTGCGGGTTTGTGCTTGTGTTGCGCGTGTGCGCGTGTGTATAGGGACAGTGGCGGACctctattttatattttattcccTTTAAGTGCACAATTAGCATGCgcaacaaaagaaaataaaaaaaaaaaagaaaaagaaaattgttaTTGTGGAATTCATTCACTTCCCAATCCCATGTTTTCCCATCAAGTGGGACACCCTTCAACTTGCATAGCAAAGGTATGACCTAAGCAATCCTGAGCGAGTACAATTCTGTCCCATAAAATGCCTTTTGAAATGAATctaaaatcaatttattttatcaataaatagaataaaaatttttacagcaataaattttattaaaattaaacacTCATCTGCTCAAATATTTTTgccttttaaaattattaatagaataatttataaaaaatataatatctaTATTTAGAAAAAGTAGTAAAAGCAAAAAAGCTTAAATGTTaagaatatatattataaatatttgtaAAAACTCTTATTCACTGTCCCCACATACTTTTTTTACTACAAAATTTTTAAGATTTGATGGAAAAAATATGTGAttgttatgttcttttattttacttatcattattttatttatctttCTATCATAATCCAGTTTTATATTATGTTattatttcataatttatttttataatatttatatagatatagatttatataaatattatattaagaaTTAGGAAATTGCAAAGTCACATCAATAAGTGATTAGtagtaataattatatataattatatatatatatatataattatatatatatatataaaagatgcgTTAAAATTATGGACAATCACTTAATTATTCgattgtatttttaattatttatacatattagttaaaaaattaagaactttTTGCAATTATGATTCACaaatatagatatttatttaaatttttatattaggcattaataaattaaaaagtcacaTATTGGTATGAACAAGACTAATGaactttatttaatatatacatattaattacTATTAATGATAAAAATGTGTATATTTTTTTACAATTGTAATTCATAAATAtagatatatattaattttatttaaatttttatgttaaGTATTGAGATAAGactgataaattttatttaatatacacaaattaattattaataataataaaaatatatattttttgcaattatacatatattatatttttatttaaatttttatattaaatattaaaaaaaataaaaaattacatattaaataataaaataagggaataggatgaaattattttaaagatTAGGTTTATTATATTCtatataaaattttcatatatgaaatCAGAGTTTTGTGGGTATCTTGTAAATGGCAAGCCACATGGAAATAAAACATGTCTGGGGGAATCTAGAGCAACCACTAAGAGGAAGGTCCAGTTGGGTAAGCGATGAGCATGAAATGGTCCTTACAGGTAGTGAGAGCCTTTTATTTATATGTCCAAAAAGACAAGCTATTTTTTCCAGATTCTCATCTCCTTTTAGTCTTTTCTGCTTCTTTTTTGTCCAAAAATATTATGTGATTCTTTTGCTTTTCTTCAACTTTCATGAAGTTTCCAATCATGATATATCCATGTTTGACAATTGCTGTAATGAAgacaaaaattttgaatttgagttataattaaagttaaattaCTTTATTACTCCCGTGCAGAATAATTTATCAAACTACTCATATTAAATACTTATCCATATAAAAAGTTATAAgacattttataatattaaattttttattaaataaattcaataaaaaaattaaaaatcaaatatataacattttttttttcatgtttaaGATTCTCTTTGACATTGTGGCAACTTCAAAGTTGCAcagttaaaaaaatattatccAAAGATGGCTTCTATTATTCTATTTGTATAAGGATATCACTTAATATTTAAGTGTTGATGGGGTTGTTCAGGTCTAATCACAATGGCTGATCTTGTTAGTGGCTTTGAATGGAATTACGGAGAATACCTGCGAAAATTCCTGTCCTTTCCTTTATTAATGGTGGGGTCTCATGTCAAATTACATCCTCCACATGACCACATCGCTAAACCTAGGCgagcaattatttttttttttccctgttGTGTTGCTGGggttaattgttcttaatgaaaAAGAAGTGGATTTCACACAAGTCACAGAACCCCATCTTCCTTCATTGACATTGCTTTTCTCTTCTTCACCTTTtagaaactatatatatatatatttagactTCCAAGGCAGCAATTGCACTTTTGGAAGAACCACTATTTCTTGATGCACATCCGGTTCCATCTATGATTCTGTTTGAGGTTCTCCTATCTGTTCGCCTTCTCTTTGGCCTGCTTTTCACATCCTCTTCCATTTTatcaagaaatgaaagaaatgccTGAAAAAGTACAGATGGTGAACTTCTTGATGAAGACCCCTCGAGTTCCTCTGAACGGTGCTTGGCAAATTTTCTGACTgtctttattatatataaaaggaGGGCTAGTACGAAGGCTAAACCGCAAATGAGAAAGAGGACCCAAAAGCTTGTAAGATGAAGCCGGTTTGCATCTTCTTTTGTACCTTCTGATCTGCAAGCGCTACCCAGAAGCCATTTGTCGTGCATTCTTTGCAGTTCTCCACCTTCTGATAGTTTCAGGATCGCAGTTGACATTTCTAGTGCCAGTTGAGAATTTCTTGGAAAGGCCTGATGACAATTGAACAACACAAAGATTCGTGTCATAAAATGCTTGGCATATGAATTGAGGTAAGAATGTATAAAGGTTCTTCTCAGATGACAAATAGTAATTCATCTAAAAAGCTATTCTAGAAAACTAGTAAAATCTCTCTTGGAACTTGGAAGAGTTTCAGGTAAAAGGATGTGCTAAAGGCTGGACACACGTACAAATCCCCACCCATTTTTGCTGAATTCTTGACCGACAATACTGAATTCACAATTGGATGAGAGAAGGAGTTCTATGTATGCTTTTTCATCAACCACAGCAGCAACGCCACCTTTCTGGGGACCATCTTGCAAGGCTTTAATACAATCCTCTGCAGAGTTGAGAGGAAAGAGTCTAGACTTGTCTATTTTATATTCATTGATCAAGTAATTTCCAGCAAATGACCCTCGCTGGTAGCCAATAGGTTCATTGCTAGTTACCAAACTTTCAATCCCTTTAATAGACGAAGTAAGCTGCTCTACTGTGAGAATTGAGGTCAAACTTGCAATGTAGCTTGAATTGAGAACTAGAACTACAAATAGCCAGATAATTAGCACCAGGCGACCAAGGGTGCTCATCGTCTTTTCTTCTGTATATACCAGGAAAAGAAATGCTCAATTAGTTATCAAGAATCTGCTTTCGTTCCTATGAAAAGCAGAGAGGACTACTAAACCACAATGTTACTTACTATGGGCAAAAAACAAGGTAGAAAAGCTAAACCTGCAGTACATGTTCACAAATGTTAGCTGCTGGAATATTTGGATATCGAGCATGTTTGAAACTTAATTAAAATCACTTACAAAGGAGTGGAGTCTGGAAACTTCAGATGGTAAAACATGATTGATCTACCTACTAATTGTATGCTAATATGCAAAGATGAGGTATGAACTATTCACAAGTTAAACTGCACTAGTACACCATCAATGAATAGACACTTACCACAGAATAGTTACAATTTGTCTTCTAGGAGGGCCTCGGAAATCACCATTGATCCTGTGCTCCAAAATCCACACCACCAAACCCGTAACAAGGAAGAAAATTGCTGTTACAAGCCACATCATTGGAGTGAATGGCCTCAGGAATGCCCAAGCGCTAGAGTTTAACTTCCTGACTGGGGCCACTACGACTAGGCCAGACTCTATAAATGGCTGTGTGAAATCCACCATCCTTGCTCGATCAGTCGTGATGGAAATGTCACCTATTGCTGCATCATACCTCTATATaaagcaagaaaaatcaaacaattaGGAAAGAAAGCATACAACTTACAACAAAAGTTTGAAGGGAACTCATTGTTTTGATACTCACACCCACTGAGATCAATCGCAGAAGCTCAGTGGTATTTGGGTTACTATGACCGTCCCCAAATGCTTCAAAGTCATATGGCACAACATAAGGCAGTAATTTCATGGCAGCGGTAAACACATCAATGCAGTAGCCACTGAACACATTAGTGCCTTGTACTGAGACAAACTCGTGATAAAAGACTCGATTTGGGACACCAATTCTCAAACGCTTGCCTTGTACTGTTTGTCCAGGCCAGATTACACTGCTTAGCTGTTGACTTGAATTACTAGGTGGTTTTGTATAAAGCTTTTCTGGAGGTTCTACTGATAACCCTGAATAATTAGACCAATACCCAACCCGCTTAAATCCTGTCTCAATCACATTGATCACTTCATATGCAGGATGAACGAGGTTCCCATCAGAAAAGTAGATTGAGCCTGTTAAACCAGTGAAATTAACCTGTGAAATGCTGTGAAGCAACCAATTTCCTTCTCTAAAGATTTTAAAAGCATCTGCATGTAGGTTCTCTCTCTGTAGTTCTGATAACCCCGGATGATATGAAAATGAAAGGTTTCCCTTCTGATTTAAAAATGCATCAATTGCATAAGCAAGCAGCCAGACAGTGTCATAAGCATATAGACCATAAGTATTTAACCCAAAAGCGCCACCAGTTGCATTTCTGCTAGTCAAATTGCTCCACCCAAAAGCAAATTTGGTTTTTTGTTGTGAATCTGGTGCATACATTCTCAAAGTAATAACTCCTTGAATATCATCCATGGCTTCTGTAAGGTGGGGAGAATAAGTGTCTATTTTGGTAGAAAGCCA
Proteins encoded:
- the LOC110669802 gene encoding glutamate receptor 3.6, giving the protein MRVLWILVLMIFSNGLGVSGANKRPEFVNIGAILAFNSTIGKVARVAVQAAIDDVNSDPSILGGTKLRMKMQDTNDSGFLGIIEALRFMETDTVAIVGPQSSVTAHVVSFIAAELQVPLLSYSATDPTLSSLQFPFFVRTSLNDLFQMTAVAELVHYYGWRDVIAIYGDDDYGRNGIAALGDKLAEKRCQISYNVPLSPEATRDEITDALVEVALTESRILVVHTLATWAPFVFSVAQYLGMMGTGYVWIATNWLSTLLDTSSPLPEDTVHNIQGVITLRMYTPNSEPKRKFVSRWSNLTSGIKANGPTGLSTYGLYAYDTVWLLARAIDAFFDQEGNISFSNDSRLIELNGGDLHLDALSIFNGGRMLLKNILQVNMTGVTGQIKFNADGNLIQPAYEIINVVGTGYRKIGYWSNYSGLSVVPPETLYSMPPNQSSSSQKLYPVIWPGQATQKPRGWVFPNNGRHLRIGIPNRAVYPEFVSQVPGTEVFSGYCIDVFTAAANLLPYAVPYKLEPFGEGITNPSGTELVRMITAGVYDAAVGDIAITTNRTRMADFTQPYIESGLVVVVPVKKVNSDAWAFLRPFTRKMWVVTACFFIIVGIVVWILEHRLNDDFRGPPRRQCITVLWFSFSTWFFAHRENTVSTLGRFVLLIWLFVVLIINSSYTASLTSILTVQQLYSPITGIEYLRSIRDPIGYQQGSFAREYLIDELGIDESRLVPLITPEEYSKALKDGPHKGGVAAVVDERPYVELFLSTRCEFSIVGQEFTKNGWGFAFPRDSPLAVDISTAILQLSENGDLQRIHDKWLMRSACSSAGTKFEVDRLQLRSFWGLFMICGLACFLALLLHFLKMMRQFSRHHSEELASSGQSSRSARLQTFLTFVDEKEEEVKHRSKRRQLEGVSNRSQEKSVYSSSSKRIRVDSPSDTGLGAGSEA
- the LOC110669818 gene encoding glutamate receptor 3.6 — protein: MRFVFKQYTMHKAFLLVLMIFYNGLSSNAASSSVEARPKVVNIGALLSFDSSIGKVAKVAVEAAVDDVNRDQSVLGATKLQLNMRDTNYSGYMSMLGALSLMGSEVVAIIGPQFSVTAHFLSLIANELQVPLLSFAATDPTLSSPQYPFFVRTTHSDAFQMAAIADIVDYYGWRAVIAIYVDDDHGRNGIAALGDKLAQKRCKISYKAPFSPNMDQPNEISDVLYEVALMESRIIVLHAYPDTGLEVLKEARHLRMMGAGYVWIVTDWLSTKIDTYSPHLTEAMDDIQGVITLRMYAPDSQQKTKFAFGWSNLTSRNATGGAFGLNTYGLYAYDTVWLLAYAIDAFLNQKGNLSFSYHPGLSELQRENLHADAFKIFREGNWLLHSISQVNFTGLTGSIYFSDGNLVHPAYEVINVIETGFKRVGYWSNYSGLSVEPPEKLYTKPPSNSSQQLSSVIWPGQTVQGKRLRIGVPNRVFYHEFVSVQGTNVFSGYCIDVFTAAMKLLPYVVPYDFEAFGDGHSNPNTTELLRLISVGRYDAAIGDISITTDRARMVDFTQPFIESGLVVVAPVRKLNSSAWAFLRPFTPMMWLVTAIFFLVTGLVVWILEHRINGDFRGPPRRQIVTILWFSFSTLFFAHKEKTMSTLGRLVLIIWLFVVLVLNSSYIASLTSILTVEQLTSSIKGIESLVTSNEPIGYQRGSFAGNYLINEYKIDKSRLFPLNSAEDCIKALQDGPQKGGVAAVVDEKAYIELLLSSNCEFSIVGQEFSKNGWGFAFPRNSQLALEMSTAILKLSEGGELQRMHDKWLLGSACRSEGTKEDANRLHLTSFWVLFLICGLAFVLALLLYIIKTVRKFAKHRSEELEGSSSRSSPSVLFQAFLSFLDKMEEDVKSRPKRRRTDRRTSNRIIDGTGCASRNSGSSKSAIAALEV